A stretch of Clostridium sp. BJN0001 DNA encodes these proteins:
- the rpsP gene encoding 30S ribosomal protein S16, with protein sequence MAVKIRLRRMGSKKAPFYRVVVADSRSPRDGKFIEEIGYYNPLTSPVEVKVNEEKVNEWLNNGAQPTNVVKRLFTNAGITK encoded by the coding sequence ATGGCAGTAAAAATTAGATTAAGAAGAATGGGTTCTAAAAAGGCACCTTTCTATAGAGTTGTTGTAGCAGATTCAAGAAGCCCAAGAGATGGTAAATTTATCGAAGAAATAGGATATTATAATCCTTTAACTTCACCAGTTGAAGTTAAAGTTAACGAAGAAAAAGTTAACGAATGGTTAAATAATGGAGCACAGCCTACTAATGTTGTAAAGAGACTTTTCACTAACGCCGGTATTACTAAGTAA
- the rplS gene encoding 50S ribosomal protein L19, translating to MNEIIKAIEAEQLRTDLPEFRVGDNVKVYVKIQEGGKERIQMFEGTVIKKQNGGLRETFTVRRVAYGCGVERTFPMNAPIIDKIEISRRGKVRRSKLYYLRDRVGKAAKVKELLTR from the coding sequence ATGAACGAAATAATAAAAGCTATTGAAGCTGAACAATTAAGAACAGATTTACCTGAATTTAGAGTAGGAGATAATGTTAAAGTCTACGTTAAAATTCAAGAAGGTGGAAAAGAAAGAATCCAGATGTTCGAAGGAACAGTAATTAAGAAACAAAATGGTGGATTAAGAGAAACATTTACTGTAAGAAGAGTTGCTTACGGATGTGGAGTTGAAAGAACATTCCCAATGAATGCACCAATAATCGATAAGATTGAAATCTCTAGAAGAGGAAAAGTTAGAAGATCTAAACTTTACTACTTAAGAGACAGAGTTGGTAAGGCTGCAAAGGTTAAAGAATTATTAACTAGATAG
- the rimM gene encoding ribosome maturation factor RimM (Essential for efficient processing of 16S rRNA), translating to MNDTFKIGKIVNTHGIKGEVKVYPYTDNLDQFKEQKTLLVSGKKMNVESVRIHKNMVIIKFEEIHTMNDAELLKQKYVEIMRKDEKTLPENTYYISDIKECYVYDEDSNNLGKVFDVIKTRNNDVYWIKEPKELLIPVLNDIVLDVDIKNKKILIANVRSWQDED from the coding sequence TTGAATGATACATTTAAAATTGGGAAAATAGTTAATACTCATGGTATAAAAGGCGAAGTAAAAGTATATCCATATACAGATAATCTTGATCAGTTTAAGGAGCAAAAAACTCTTTTAGTATCAGGAAAAAAAATGAATGTGGAATCAGTAAGAATTCATAAAAATATGGTTATTATAAAATTCGAAGAAATTCATACTATGAATGATGCTGAATTATTAAAACAAAAATACGTTGAAATTATGAGAAAAGATGAGAAAACTCTTCCAGAAAATACATATTACATATCAGATATAAAAGAGTGTTATGTGTACGATGAAGATTCTAATAATTTAGGAAAAGTTTTTGATGTTATAAAGACACGTAATAATGATGTATATTGGATTAAAGAGCCAAAAGAACTTCTTATACCAGTTCTTAACGATATAGTTCTTGATGTAGATATAAAAAATAAAAAGATTCTAATTGCTAATGTAAGGAGCTGGCAGGATGAAGATTAG
- the trmD gene encoding tRNA (guanosine(37)-N1)-methyltransferase TrmD, with protein MKISILTLFPEMFSLFDVSIIGRAVKNNIVSFDLIDIRDYTEDKHRKVDDYPYGGGHGMVMAAQPIVSAIKKAKENNSGKVIFLGPKGKKFTQKKAIELSKEKELIFLCGHYEGIDERAFKYIDEEISLGDFVLTGGEMAAIPIIDSMLRMIPGVLNKEESFKEESFYNGLLEYPQYTRPEIFEGESVPDVLLSGHHENIRKWRRKKAILITKEKRKDMYEKIKLTKEDLKILKDKKI; from the coding sequence ATGAAGATTAGCATTCTTACATTATTTCCTGAAATGTTTTCTCTATTTGATGTTAGCATAATTGGTAGAGCTGTAAAAAATAATATAGTTTCATTTGATTTAATAGATATAAGAGATTATACAGAGGATAAACATAGAAAAGTTGATGACTATCCATATGGCGGAGGTCATGGAATGGTTATGGCAGCACAGCCTATAGTATCAGCTATAAAAAAAGCTAAAGAAAATAATTCTGGAAAAGTTATTTTCTTAGGACCTAAAGGTAAAAAGTTCACACAAAAAAAAGCTATAGAACTTTCAAAAGAAAAAGAACTTATATTTTTATGTGGGCATTATGAAGGAATAGACGAGAGAGCTTTTAAATATATAGATGAAGAAATTTCACTTGGAGATTTTGTTTTAACAGGTGGAGAAATGGCAGCTATTCCTATAATAGATTCTATGCTTAGAATGATACCTGGAGTTTTAAATAAAGAAGAAAGCTTTAAAGAAGAATCATTTTATAATGGCCTTTTGGAATATCCTCAGTATACAAGACCTGAAATTTTTGAAGGAGAAAGTGTACCAGATGTTCTTTTATCAGGGCATCATGAAAATATACGAAAATGGAGAAGAAAAAAGGCAATTCTTATTACTAAAGAAAAAAGAAAAGATATGTATGAGAAAATTAAATTGACAAAAGAAGATTTAAAGATTTTAAAAGATAAAAAAATATAA
- a CDS encoding KH domain-containing protein: MKELVLVIAKALVDSPEEVTVNEIKSEQSIVLELKVAKDDMGKVIGKHGRIAKAIRKVVMAAAIKQNERVVVEIV, translated from the coding sequence ATGAAAGAATTAGTTTTAGTTATAGCTAAAGCTCTTGTTGACAGCCCAGAAGAAGTTACTGTTAACGAAATAAAAAGCGAGCAGTCTATTGTCCTTGAATTGAAGGTAGCTAAAGATGATATGGGTAAGGTTATCGGAAAACATGGAAGGATAGCAAAAGCTATCAGAAAAGTAGTTATGGCTGCAGCAATTAAACAAAATGAACGAGTAGTTGTAGAAATTGTTTAA